A region of Archocentrus centrarchus isolate MPI-CPG fArcCen1 unplaced genomic scaffold, fArcCen1 scaffold_33_ctg1, whole genome shotgun sequence DNA encodes the following proteins:
- the LOC115776577 gene encoding uncharacterized protein LOC115776577: MDMSAGAASLCSALLLVSLLLFVSAEQKTISADPGQNVTLTCRAPSNNTIIVEWSRADLGSEYVLLYQDGQFVPDNQHPSFKKRVDLQDRQMKDGDVSVILKDVTVNDEGTYECRVYMRERLRLISIIYLRVHPPGQTRGLTLREDGGEEDAGKEDAGKEDGSAGLLIGPLVFLIVSAVLVVVSCAVTVVVGVCVGVVVMCRGGTSRGSYRFTNQ; this comes from the exons ATGGACATGTCTGCTGGAGCTGCGTCCCTCTGCTCAGCTCTGCTGTTGGtcagtctgctgctgtttgtctctgcag agcagaaaaCCATCTCAGCTGATCCTGGACAGAACGTCACTCTGACATGTCGAGCTCCAAGCAACAACACCATCATTgtagagtggagcagagctgatcTGGGGTCAGAATATGTCCTTTTGTACCAGGATGGTCAGTTTGTTCCAGATAACCAGCATCCATCCTTCAAGAAgcgggtggatctgcaggacagacagatgaaggatggagacgtgtctgtgatCCTGAAGGACGTGACAGTTAATGATGAGGGAACATATGAGTGTCGTGTTTACATGAGAGAACGTCTGAGGCTCATCAGCATCATCTACCTGAGAGTTcatcctccag GTCAAACAAGAGGACTCACACTCAGAGAggatggaggagaggaggatgcagGGAAGGAGGATGCAGGGAAGGAGGATGGATCTGCTGGGCTGCTCATTGGTCCATTAGTTTTTCTGATAGTCTCTGCTGTGCTTGTTGTTGTTAGTTGTGCTGTGActgttgttgttggtgtttgtgttggtgTTGTTGTGATGTGCAGAGGCGGTACTAGCAGAGGGTCGTACAGGTTTACCAATCAGTGA